The window GGATAGCGCAAAAGCTGCTTGGATACTGGGAAATGAGCGATTGTATGGAATAAATGCTTGCCTTTCAGAAACATTAGAGTTATTATGGATTCATAAAGTCGTTAATGTAGATGCTGAATGAAATATTCCAGGCGCAAACGGTGGATACCGCCTCAGACAGAAGCAGGATGATATCTCCTTTCTCGATATCATCCATGCGATCGAAGGGACCGCTTCTTTGTTCGAAAGCAGCCTGAATCACGGAAGCGAATGTCTGATCCAGCAGGTTGTGATCGATGCCGAACGTCAGATGGAGCAGTATCTGTAGAACAAAAAAATAGCGGATTTGTCGAAATTAATCAAACGGAGTAAGGATCCGTCATTTTTACAAAAGTTATTAAAGATATAATAAATCTATTATGTCTCTAATATAAATATTGAAAAGCGAAAGGGAGAATCAGGATGACTCACGATTGTGCTATTATCGGCGGAGGACCGGCAGGTCTAAATGCTGCTCTTGTACTAGGCAGGGCAAGAAAAAATGTGGTGGTTATTGATGAAGGGCGTCCGCGAAATGGGGTTGCTCGTCAGACCCACGGCTTTCTTACTAGAGATCATATAAGTCCAAGCGAATTTAGGCGAATTGCGAAGGAACAAATTAGATCATATCCATCCGTTTACTTTGTGGAGGATACTGCGGTATCGATCACGGGAACCGATGGTTGTTTTCAAATTACGACTGCACGAGGACAGACCTATCGAAGCAAAAAGCTGCTCTTTGCAGTAGGTATGAAGGACCTCCCAGTGGATATTAAAGGGCTGGCAGATGTATATGGTAAAAGCGCCTTTATCTGCCCGTATTGTGATGGCTGGGAACTTAGAGAGCAACCGCTTGTCTTAATTGTCAAGGGAGCGGATGCACTACACATGGCCAAAATAATATCTGGATGGTCGAATCATTTTACAATCTGTACCAATGGTCCTGATGAAATGACGGACGCACAACGTGAGGAACTAAATCAACATAACGTTCCTGTATTTGACACACCGATCCAGTCTGTCGAATCTAACGACGGCATGGTGCAGCAAGTTGTTCTGGAGGACGGTACAAGAATCCCATGCACTGGGATATTTTTTAGACCGAAGCTTATTACCGGATCAGACCAGCCGCAAGTAATAGGTTGCCAGATCACGGAAGCAGGGACTGTCATCGTTGATAATTTCGGTAAAACGAATGTTCCTGGCGTCTTTAGTGCCGGTGATGCAGCATCGCAACTTCATCAGGCCATTACAGCTGCTTCTTTGGGCTCATTGGCAGGTGTGGGCATTAACAATGAACTGAATGAAGAGGCTTGGAATAAACCTTTTTCTCATTAACCGGTGATTTTAGCGAGTCTGCAATCTGTGAACAGAATAAGAGTCTATAGATGGGTCTAAAGGTCAGCAAATTTATGAAGAAGAAACGCCGTTTGTGCCGATAGATCCGCAAAAAGATCGCGTCATGATTAACGAACAGATACGAAAAGCAGGTGTGGAACAGGGCATACGGAGTATCGTGATCGTACCAAGTATGATCTATGGAACTGCGCTTGGCCTTCCAAGGGAAAGTGTTCACCTGCCGCTTATCATCCGAAAATCCAAGGAAATGGGCGCGGGCGTCTATATCGGTAAGGGTGTAAACCGCTGGTCCAATGTTCATATTAAAGATCTAGCGAAGTTGTACCTGCTTGCTGTAGAGAAGGCTCCGTCCGCATCCTACTTCTATGCGGAAAATGGGGAAGAATCTTTCGGTCAACTGGCCAAATTCGTAAGTAGAGCCCTGGGATATGGAGGGCAAACGGTCAGTTGGTCATTTGACGAAGCCGTCGGGGAATTGGGGGGGATTCGCACAGTTTGCACTCGCTACCAACAGCCGGGTTCGTGCTGTTCATGCCCGGAATCTACTTGGCTGGAAGCCGGTGGGAGAATCGATCCAATCTTGGATTTCCCAGAGCGTGAAGTAAGCAAGCGATTGATGTTAGAAGCTTGAGATATAGGGATGTATCGAGTGGATGGATGGCCTTTCGCTGATACTGAAAGTTAGGCTGCCGGTGATAAAATCGGTGACCTGTTGTGCTAATGGGCAGGTCTAACATGCCTGCGCATGCGGATCGGTCTCCTGCGAGCTGCTGGAGAGCACCGATTTGTCTCAGGTAGAGATCGGCTCCTATTGTGAGAGCTAGGAGCTGAAGGAACGCTGCGATTTGAGAATGAAAAAGATAATGTTGTGTACAGGTTCGGCAAAATTCACCTATTCCTTGGCGGTATCCTTTTTAGGCTGTTTTAGCGTTACCCTCCCCTTATAACTCAGATTACCAACGAATGATTAAATTAGAATGGTAAATTCAGGATAAATATGGAGGTCTGACGCTGAAATGAGAAAACGCATCTGTGTTGTTTTACTGTTTATGTTTGCTTTTTGTTTATTAATGAATAGTACATTTGCCGCTGAGCCCGCAAACGAAAATAAGCTCGTCCCTGAAGATGGTGAGTATGGATTTTTTATTTTGGAAATCGGCAATCCGAAGCTGATTTTCAATGGGAAGACAGAGGAAATTGATCCAGAGTTTAAGACGGCGCCGGTACTAATAGAGGGAACTACCTTACTCCCTATAAGAATCATTATTGAAAAGCTGGGGGGTACCTTGAAGTGGGACGAAGCCGAGAGTATCATTGACATCAAATACAAAAGCAAAAGAATAATTTTGCAAATCGGCAATAAAAAGGCCGTTGTGGATAACGAAGAAAAAATGCTTGATGTAGAAGCGGTTATCTTGAACAGCATTACGATGATTCCGCTGCGGTTTGTGGCAGAGAGCCTCGGCTGTAAGGTATATTGGCACGGGGATAATAAAATATCTATAAGCACAAACGCCTTGAAGGACACGTTTTCCTCTGATCGTTTTAGCACTGAGGATTTATCCATATACGATGCGGTCTTGAAAAAGCAGATTCGTCTTGGCATGGCGAAAGAAGAGATCGATAAGTTGTTTGGAATTCAGCCAGAAAAGAATATATTTGGAAAATATAATTATGAGGGGCTCGTAGTATATTACAGGGATGGCAAAGCGGCAGGGCTAATGGTCAGTTCAGAAAATAACTTATCTACAAGGTTTTCTACGGTCCGAAATGTAAACCTGCTCACCCCCAAGATGTATGTCCAGCAAAAGTATGGGGCGAGTGTTGAAAAGGACAGTGAAGATAGTGATCAGTATGCCACCTATGTCTTTTGGAAAGAGGATCAAAGCCTAACCGAAACATTAGTCAAGCTGGAATCCTCGTCTTTGTCCAAAGATCCAGTGAGGAACAGGTATTACATATCGTTTTTGTTCAATGAAAACAAGCAAAAAACGGTCTCGTACCTACTTATCGGTGACTTTGAGTTTGCGATGTTTTCGAAATAGCATCAAACTAGCAGCATATTTTGTGACTTCTTGTCACTGATTTTTGGGGATTATAAGAACGGAAAACTATAGTTTAATATTATAAGGACTGCATCATGGCTGCCCGCTACTCCGCTAAAGATTGGTTTAATTATAAGATGATTAAAAAGCAGCCTCTGTGTAGAAGCTGCTTATTAGTATTGCATTAGTTAGTGGTCTATCACTCTATACAATAATGTTATGCTTATCCGGCTGTTTCATCAAGGTCTTCGTTGTAAGCCAATATTCCGTGTTTAAAAGTTTATTGGTTCGACTAACGTGAATGATACATACCAGTTAAACGTTAGAAACAAGGTTGACCGCTGTGTATAGATGGAGTGGGAGGTTGAATGGCAGAGCTTCAATGAGCCGCCGAAGCAATGAAATAGCAAACAGGCTGTGTCAAGTACGGCTGCAGCCTGTCTGTTTGGTTTGGGACAAGCTTATCAAGGGCGTTCCAGCCGGTCTACCCGTCTGTCGAGACGTTCGACCTGATTGTTCAGCCTTGTAACCTCACGTTCCAACCGTGTAACTCTTCTTTCCAGCTCACGATCTGCAGGTGGGCCCGGCGGATATATTGGTCCCGGGCCAGGACCAGGACCAGGTACAGGGATAAATAGTCTTAAGCCGGCATAAACGAAGTTAGGATCTGTGAGCTGGTTTGCTTGCATAATAGCTTGAACCGTTGTGCCGAATCTTGCTGCTATGGACCATAAGGTATCGCCGGGTTGAACAACATAAGTCATCGTAAATTCCTCGCTTTGCAAATTATATTAAATCCGATATCATCCTATGTGCCTAATGGTCATATTGCCTATGGCATGAGCCTATTTATTAGAAGTACATCCCTGCATTTGAGAATGGGATGCTTGTCGTCCAATTTATTGTGGCTCTGCGCCATATTCCATGATATATATGAAATGACTCAAATTTGACGAATGGAGTGAGATGAATGAAAATCGCCGCGCAATTGTATACGCTTCGCAGCTTTCTGAAAACCCCAAAGGACATCAGCGAAAGCTTGAAAAAAGTAAAGCAAATGGGGTACCAGGCCGTACAAGCTTCCGGTGTCGGACCGATCGACATTCAAGAATTTAAAGCGCTTGCTGATCAGGAAGGCTTGACGATCTGCGCGACGCACATCGGGTACAACGAGCTGTTGAACGATATGGATACTGTCATCGAGAAGCATAAAGCATGGAATTGCAAATATGTCGGTTTAGGCGGCCTCCCGCCGGAATTTCGCGAAAACAGCCAAGGCTACGCCACTTTCGCAAAGCAAGCCTCGGAATTTGGGAGACAGCTGAAAAGTGCTGGGTTAAAGTTCATCTATCATAACCACGACTTTGAGTTCGCGAAATATGACGGAAAAACAGGCATGGAGATTTTATTTGAGGAGTCGGACCCAGATAGCGTGGATTTCGAGCTGGACGTTTATTGGGTGCAAGCTGGTGGGGCCGATCCCATCGAGTGGATTCGTAAGATGGAAGGAAGAATGAAGGTTGTTCATTTCAAGGACATGATTGTGACACCGGATCGGAAACAGCGTTTTTCGGAAGTCGGCGAAGGTAATATGAATTTCAAAGGGATTATTCAAGCATGCGAGGAGATCGGCGTGGAGTGGGCTGCGGTAGAGCAGGACGACTGTTATGACCGCAATCCTTTCGAAAGTTTGAAGATCAGCTTTGCCAATCTTGCAAAATTAGGGTTAAAAGGTTGAAGTTACGTAGAACTATAGCTGAATAAACGACCAGAACAAGGCTGCCGGTGGATCGGTGGCCTTTTTTTCACTTAAGATAAAGAAGAGAATGAGCTTTACTAGAGTAATATTATTAAAATGACTGACATAGGTGAGGAATTGAATGAAAATATCTTCACGTCCATAGACATCAATACGACAAGTGTCTAAAACATTCAGAATAAAAGCAACCATTGCTGACATATTGGTGTCAGTAATGGTTGCTTATAATAACAATAAAACCAATAATATTTAACTTAGGAGGAAATTGAGTATGAGTGCAAAACAAACATTACGAGGGATTTGCGACCATCAGTTATTGGGCAGATGATATGGAGGCGGCAAAGGCGTGGTACTCTGAGCTGCTGGGCAGTTCGCCTTACTTCGAACGATCAGGACCAGATGGTCAACTAGCCTATGCCGAGTTTCGCCTTGGAGACTACCAGCACGAACTAGGTCTGATCGATCGCCGTTTTGCTCCTGCGCGTGCAACGGCTGGCCCCGGTGGGACCATTATGTACTGGCATGTTGATGATATAGAAGCCACGCTTAACAATTTGATGGCCATGGGAGCGGAAGAGTACGAACCGCTTGTACATCGTGGGGAGGGATTCATCACGGCTTCCGTCACGGATCCATTTGGTAACGTGCTGGGTATTATGTACAATTCTCACTATTTGGAGATGTTGAATTCCAGAATCTAGGGGTGACCAGAATAAATGGTAATAGATAAAATAGTACAAGTTCACACTCGACAAGAATGGCGAAAGTGGCTAAGTGACTATCACATTACAGAAGATTATTGTTGGTTAACTACAAATCATCATTCCGTAAGTTACTTAGACTTTGTTGAAGAAGCCTTGTGTTTTGGCTGGATTGATAGCACACGTAAAAAAATGGCTGACACTCAAACGGCGCAACGATTTTCACCCAGGAAAAAAAAGAGCAACTGGTCAGAGCTCAATAAAGAACGTGTCCGACGGTTAGATAAACTAGGCATCATGACAGAATCTGGAAATAAAGTATTGCCCGATATGAACACCGAATCTTTTATAATTCATGAAGATATCTTAGCGCAAATGCGTCAGGACGAAGCGCTCTTTCACAATTTTCAAGCCTTGCCAGAACTATATGTTAGAGTCAAAATTGACAATATCCAGTCAGTGCGGCACGATGCAACGTTGTATCATAATCGATTGACAAAGTTTATTGAACATACTCGTGTAAATAAAATGTATGGACAGTGGAATGATAATGGTCGTCTATTAGGGTATTAAACTACCTGAAAGTAGTCGACCAAGAATCTTCATTCATCTGTGGTGCCCTGCGAGGGGCATGGATGGCTAACGGAGAACTATAGCTCAATACAGAACGAAACGAGGCTGCCGGCACAAACGGCAGCCTCCATTGACGTTAACGGGCAGTTTAACGTAACCATTTCATTAGTTAAATCGTCTATTATGTACATAAGTAACCTTAGCAGGTGAATCCAGATTTAGTTTAAGGAGAGAAATTCAATGCAGATCACAAGGTTTAAGAAATCAACATCAATCATTGTTGGCATATTAATTTTAATACTGTTGATTGCCGCAATTTATTCTTACTTTAAGTTGTACTTACCTGATCTACCATTGGATGGTGTTACCAAAAGACAAGCATACGAGAAAATCTTTAATAGTCACAATGCCATTGTGTTTTTAGCCGATCAAGGAGACTACAATTGGTATATTTATAATGGACCTCAGAAAGAAGGCGGAACTGAACTAATCAAACGAATGAAAACTTTAGGTTTTATTTTTATTGAGCAGATGGGGTCTGGATATATTTTTAGTAAGGAGAACACTCAGGATAAGATTGTAGTTACATCTCAACAGTGGACCAATAAATACGTTTTATATAAAGCACCTTATGAAGTAAAACTAACAAGTGCAGCGAGGTTACAATGACATTAAGAAAGTCTATATATATTTTGATTGCAATAATTCTTATTGGTTTTGGTTGTTTATTATATAAGATTCAATCTGTAGTTCCTTCTACAATGAAATTTTCTGATTTTGGGCTTGGTGCTGAAACCTTATATTTTTATAAAGGGGGTACATATTACAAGAACCAAACACTCATACAGAAGTATTTTGATTTAAACAAAATTAAGGATGTTAGAAGAATCTCCTTTGAAAAAACAAAATCTGCAGCTAAAATAATTAGTTTTGCTTATAATTCTGATAAGGGAAGAGATTTATTTATTGATGATAAAGGAAGTGTTTACTTCGTTGTATCAAAGTCAGAAATAAGAAATAAATCAAGACTTCATTGGCTTTGGTGGAAGTTAGATGTTTCCAACAAATATAATAGTATCTATTATTTTTCAGATCCAGACCCTGCAATTGTAGAATTAATGAATCAGATAACTAATGAAATAGGATATAGGGATGGACTTTGACTTTAGACAGATATAAATGGACATTACGCATAATATGCCTATGTGGAGTAACAAAAAATAAGAAATATTAAACGAAAAAAATTCTCTTTTTAAATAGGGATTTTGCCTTTATTCTTGATCTAAGACAAAAGAGCAAGAAATATAATGGTAACCAATATATCATATAATCGCTCAACATCATGCATGGGGAGGAGATAAGCATAATTGAAACCAATCATTCAACTCCTGCATTTTGGCTATCATCAGACGATGAGCTGCATATTTCCTGTTGCGATCTTTGGAACTTTAGCTCTTTCTAACGTAATAGCGGTACCATTCATTTATCGTTATGATGCCATTCTACTTATACTGCTTGGAGTGCAATACTTCATGTACCGCAGCGGATTAGAGACACGTGATGAAATCAAAGTAATCTGTGTTTTTCACTTTATTGGATTGTTGCTGGAGTTATATAAGGTATGGATGGGATCATGGTCATACCCTGAGCCTGGGTATACGAAGTTGCTCGGTGTCCCGCTCTATAGCGGATTTATGTATGCAAGTGTAGCAAGCTTTATGTGTCAGGTGTGGCGGAGACTGCGGATGGACATGACCGGCTGGCCTGGGCTTAGGTCCTCGGTGCTGTTAGGAGGAGCCATCTATTTCAACTTTTTCACACATCATTTTATTCCCGATTTTCGTTGGTGGTTGACGGCACTTGTGTTTATTGTCTTCTGGAAAACACAGATCATATATCGGGTTCGGACTATAACTTATCGAATGCCCTTAACTCTCGCTTTTCTCATTGTAGGTTTTTTCATTTGGTTAGCAGAAAATATAGCCACATTTTTTGACGCTTGGAAATACCCTGATCAGCACCAAACCTGGCAACTGGTTAGTTTCAGCAAGATCAGCTCATGGTTCCTTCTCGTAATCATTAGTGTCATCATCGTTGCTCAACTTAAACATGTTAAAGCTAATCGAACAAGGAACGATTTATTTTCCTGCTAGATTGCGCTAACGCAGAACGATTGTTAAATAACAGAAGCACGGTAGAGCGTGAAAATGGGTTTGAAAGGCATGGTGACTTAATTGAAATACGGGAAAATAATTGGTGAAGGCAATACGGCAACTGTATATGAATGGGAAGAAGGTACAGTGCTTAAGCTTTTCGATCAGGGCTATCCAAATAAAGCGGTAGAAAGAGAGTTTCAAAACGCGAAGGCAATCAATGGTATGAATTTTGCAAAACCAAAGGCATATGAAATTATTTGTTGCGAAGGGCGAATGGGTATTTTATATGACAGAGTGGAGGGCGAATCCCTGTTGGATTGGGTTTTGAAAACAGGTGACCTCCAGGGATGTGCGGAACTTATGGCAAGGCTGCACAAGACAATCGTTCAGAACAAAGTTAGCAATGTAATGAATTACAAAGAATTTTTAAAATCCAATATATTAATAGCGCCATCGACTAATTTATTGGAACAAGAAGCAGTATTAGAAATCCTGGATAGATTGAAAGATGGAGATACACTTTGTCATGGTGATTTTCATCCGGGTAATATATTACTTTCAAACGGGCATGCATTGGTTATAGACTTCATGAATGTGTGCCATGGAGATTTTTTGTATGATGTTGCAAGAACTGTTTTTTTGGTGGAATATACACCAGTTCCAGAAGATGCAGGTGATAGAGAAACACTTCTGCGATTTAAGAAAACGCTGGCAGACTTATATCTTATCGAAATGAATGTTACCCGAGAAATGATACATGATTATCTATCTGTCATTATTGTGGCTAGAGTAGGTGAATGCCCTAACGAATAGGTTGGGTTTAGGCGTTCCTCAGTCTTTACATGCTTATAATAGTACAAGTGAACGTATCTTTAGAAGTCCAATCAACTTACGTAGAACGAGAGCTCCACGCCACTTCCCCGAACTGGCTTCCGTGAGGTTGAGCCCCGCATGACGAAGCAAGGTGTTACCATGATCAAAACCGCTTAAATCCCCGGATTCTCCTAAAATACCAGCTAATGAAATAGCGTTAATCCTTTTAATGACAAGCATCTGCTTGGCATAAGGAATGCGATGAAGCACAGCAATGACTTCTTGTAATTAAATAATTCGATTTTTTACAGGAGAAAAAGGATATAATTTGAATTTCAAGAATATTTTTGACCAAGAATACAATAGCTGATTTTATACTTATCGTATGATAGATCCAACATGGAGTGTCAGGGAAATGGAACTAAGTTTGAGAGGGGCATGGAATGAAACCGACCATTTACGATGTGGCCCAAACCGCCGGGATGTCCATCGCAACCGTATCTAAAGTGATTAACGAGACAGGCAGAATTAGCGATAAGACGAGAAAGCACGTATTCAGTGTAATGGAGCAGCTGAATTACCAACCGAGCATGGTAGCTTCCGCTTTGACGGGAAAAAGCACCTACACGATTGGATTCACACTACCGGATTTAGCAAACCCATTTTTTGCTGAAATCGCCCGGTCTGTCGAGGATCTGGGACATGAATACGGTTTTAGTGTATTTATTTGCAGCACAGATAATGACCCAGACAAAGAAGTGAAATATTTATCTCTGCTCACGCAAAAGAGGGTAGACGGCATTACCTCCGCAACTCGGATTCAAAATGATCAATTCTTAAAAAAGCTGATTCAGCAAAATATCCCTATGGCTTTAATTACAGGTGAAATGCCAACGCTGGCTGTGGATACCGTGATGGTCGATGACTACCTCGGAGGTAACCCGGCGGGAATCATTTGGTGGAGCTAGGGCACAAGCGGATCGCCATCCTGGTAGAGGATATGGATAACAGCAGCAATCGTGAGCGTATCCGCGGTTGTAAGCAGGCTCTGACTAATGCAAGTTTGCCTTTAGAGGAACATTAATTCCCAACTTAGGTAAAATTGATGAAAATAATTTGAAGAACTTGGACGGGAAGGGCGTTCCTTACCGTGCCTCAGCCGTCGTATTAGCCTACAACAGCGAGAAAGTAAAGAATCCTCCCAAAACGACTGATGAGCTCTATGAGTGGATTAGCAAAAATCCAGGCCGCTTTGCCTATAATGATCCAGCAACCGGCGGGTCTGGGGATTCTTTTGTACAAACGGTCATTTATAATTTCCTTCCACCGGAAGCGAACACGAGTCAAGATCCAAAATGGACGAAGCAATGGGATAAAGGCTTTAAGCTGCTGAAGGAGCTTCATCCGAGGATGTATCAAAAAGGCGTATATCCGAAGAAAAACCAAGGCACTTTGGAATTAATGGCAAACGGCGAGGTAGATATGATCCCGGCATGGTCCGATCAAGGGCTTGAGCAAATCAGCAAAAAGCTGCTTCCAGAAACGACGAAGTTGACACAAATTAGCCCGTCTTTCACCGGAGGACCGACGTATCTCATGGCTCCTAAGCTATCCGAGCGCTTAGATTCAGTCGCTAAGTTCCTAGACTTTGTACTAACACCTGAAGCACAAACCGTTATTACTCAGAAAATGTACGGGTACCCAGGAATCAAATGGTCGGAAATGCCTTCGAAACTGAGAGATGAGTTTAAGGATGTGACAGCAGGCTATCGAACTTTCAACCTAGGTGATCTGGGTAAAGAAATTCAAAAATGCTGGCAGCAAGAAGTTGCAGGCCAATGAATAAAAATATGAAACAGGGGATCTTTGGGCTTTCGCTAGTCATCCCATCCTTCTTGCTTTTATGTTTTGTCGTTATAGCACCAATTATCCTGGCGATTCACGAAAGTTTTAGAGATGAAAATTATACGTTGCAGTATTTATGTTTGTTTTGTGCTCTTTTATGGGATATTTTTACATCCAAACGATGATCAAGGACGATAAAGTTTCGTCACATTAAGTCATACTTTGGAATGAGCACCTTTCCCTTATAGGGGAAAGGTGTTTTTCAAGTTGAAGGAGGAGCAACGATGAAGACACTGCTGATTGCGGATGGAACTGTGACACCAAGCTATTCGAAGAGCCATATTACCTAAACCCTTCATTTGCATAAGGAATGTCGTAAGCTTCATGTGGAATTCGCGTAGAACCGAAAAAGTTGGAGGATGAAGAATCGGTCGCAAATCGACATAGAGCTTGATTTAACCGGTGTTCAATGGATGCGTGCTGAGATGCACAAGAACATATATCATTAAGTGCCGCGT is drawn from Paenibacillus sp. V4I7 and contains these coding sequences:
- a CDS encoding NAD(P)/FAD-dependent oxidoreductase, which gives rise to MTHDCAIIGGGPAGLNAALVLGRARKNVVVIDEGRPRNGVARQTHGFLTRDHISPSEFRRIAKEQIRSYPSVYFVEDTAVSITGTDGCFQITTARGQTYRSKKLLFAVGMKDLPVDIKGLADVYGKSAFICPYCDGWELREQPLVLIVKGADALHMAKIISGWSNHFTICTNGPDEMTDAQREELNQHNVPVFDTPIQSVESNDGMVQQVVLEDGTRIPCTGIFFRPKLITGSDQPQVIGCQITEAGTVIVDNFGKTNVPGVFSAGDAASQLHQAITAASLGSLAGVGINNELNEEAWNKPFSH
- a CDS encoding NAD-dependent epimerase/dehydratase family protein translates to MPIDPQKDRVMINEQIRKAGVEQGIRSIVIVPSMIYGTALGLPRESVHLPLIIRKSKEMGAGVYIGKGVNRWSNVHIKDLAKLYLLAVEKAPSASYFYAENGEESFGQLAKFVSRALGYGGQTVSWSFDEAVGELGGIRTVCTRYQQPGSCCSCPESTWLEAGGRIDPILDFPEREVSKRLMLEA
- a CDS encoding copper amine oxidase N-terminal domain-containing protein gives rise to the protein MRKRICVVLLFMFAFCLLMNSTFAAEPANENKLVPEDGEYGFFILEIGNPKLIFNGKTEEIDPEFKTAPVLIEGTTLLPIRIIIEKLGGTLKWDEAESIIDIKYKSKRIILQIGNKKAVVDNEEKMLDVEAVILNSITMIPLRFVAESLGCKVYWHGDNKISISTNALKDTFSSDRFSTEDLSIYDAVLKKQIRLGMAKEEIDKLFGIQPEKNIFGKYNYEGLVVYYRDGKAAGLMVSSENNLSTRFSTVRNVNLLTPKMYVQQKYGASVEKDSEDSDQYATYVFWKEDQSLTETLVKLESSSLSKDPVRNRYYISFLFNENKQKTVSYLLIGDFEFAMFSK
- a CDS encoding LysM domain-containing protein codes for the protein MTYVVQPGDTLWSIAARFGTTVQAIMQANQLTDPNFVYAGLRLFIPVPGPGPGPGPIYPPGPPADRELERRVTRLEREVTRLNNQVERLDRRVDRLERP
- a CDS encoding sugar phosphate isomerase/epimerase is translated as MKIAAQLYTLRSFLKTPKDISESLKKVKQMGYQAVQASGVGPIDIQEFKALADQEGLTICATHIGYNELLNDMDTVIEKHKAWNCKYVGLGGLPPEFRENSQGYATFAKQASEFGRQLKSAGLKFIYHNHDFEFAKYDGKTGMEILFEESDPDSVDFELDVYWVQAGGADPIEWIRKMEGRMKVVHFKDMIVTPDRKQRFSEVGEGNMNFKGIIQACEEIGVEWAAVEQDDCYDRNPFESLKISFANLAKLGLKG
- a CDS encoding YdeI family protein; this encodes MVIDKIVQVHTRQEWRKWLSDYHITEDYCWLTTNHHSVSYLDFVEEALCFGWIDSTRKKMADTQTAQRFSPRKKKSNWSELNKERVRRLDKLGIMTESGNKVLPDMNTESFIIHEDILAQMRQDEALFHNFQALPELYVRVKIDNIQSVRHDATLYHNRLTKFIEHTRVNKMYGQWNDNGRLLGY
- a CDS encoding type II toxin-antitoxin system HicA family toxin: MQITRFKKSTSIIVGILILILLIAAIYSYFKLYLPDLPLDGVTKRQAYEKIFNSHNAIVFLADQGDYNWYIYNGPQKEGGTELIKRMKTLGFIFIEQMGSGYIFSKENTQDKIVVTSQQWTNKYVLYKAPYEVKLTSAARLQ
- a CDS encoding DUF817 domain-containing protein — encoded protein: MKPIIQLLHFGYHQTMSCIFPVAIFGTLALSNVIAVPFIYRYDAILLILLGVQYFMYRSGLETRDEIKVICVFHFIGLLLELYKVWMGSWSYPEPGYTKLLGVPLYSGFMYASVASFMCQVWRRLRMDMTGWPGLRSSVLLGGAIYFNFFTHHFIPDFRWWLTALVFIVFWKTQIIYRVRTITYRMPLTLAFLIVGFFIWLAENIATFFDAWKYPDQHQTWQLVSFSKISSWFLLVIISVIIVAQLKHVKANRTRNDLFSC
- a CDS encoding aminoglycoside phosphotransferase family protein, with amino-acid sequence MKYGKIIGEGNTATVYEWEEGTVLKLFDQGYPNKAVEREFQNAKAINGMNFAKPKAYEIICCEGRMGILYDRVEGESLLDWVLKTGDLQGCAELMARLHKTIVQNKVSNVMNYKEFLKSNILIAPSTNLLEQEAVLEILDRLKDGDTLCHGDFHPGNILLSNGHALVIDFMNVCHGDFLYDVARTVFLVEYTPVPEDAGDRETLLRFKKTLADLYLIEMNVTREMIHDYLSVIIVARVGECPNE
- a CDS encoding LacI family DNA-binding transcriptional regulator encodes the protein MKPTIYDVAQTAGMSIATVSKVINETGRISDKTRKHVFSVMEQLNYQPSMVASALTGKSTYTIGFTLPDLANPFFAEIARSVEDLGHEYGFSVFICSTDNDPDKEVKYLSLLTQKRVDGITSATRIQNDQFLKKLIQQNIPMALITGEMPTLAVDTVMVDDYLGGNPAGIIWWS
- a CDS encoding extracellular solute-binding protein, whose protein sequence is MPNLGKIDENNLKNLDGKGVPYRASAVVLAYNSEKVKNPPKTTDELYEWISKNPGRFAYNDPATGGSGDSFVQTVIYNFLPPEANTSQDPKWTKQWDKGFKLLKELHPRMYQKGVYPKKNQGTLELMANGEVDMIPAWSDQGLEQISKKLLPETTKLTQISPSFTGGPTYLMAPKLSERLDSVAKFLDFVLTPEAQTVITQKMYGYPGIKWSEMPSKLRDEFKDVTAGYRTFNLGDLGKEIQKCWQQEVAGQ